The Mastomys coucha isolate ucsf_1 unplaced genomic scaffold, UCSF_Mcou_1 pScaffold13, whole genome shotgun sequence genome has a window encoding:
- the Hspa9 gene encoding stress-70 protein, mitochondrial encodes MISASRAAAARLVGTAASRSPAAARHQDCWNGLSHEAFRFVSRRDYASEAIKGAVVGIDLGTTNSCVAVMEGKQAKVLENAEGARTTPSVVAFTADGERLVGMPAKRQAVTNPNNTFYATKRLIGRRYDDPEVQKDTKNVPFKIVRASNGDAWVEAHGKLYSPSQIGAFVLMKMKETAENYLGHTAKNAVITVPAYFNDSQRQATKDAGQISGLNVLRVINEPTAAALAYGLDKSEDKVIAVYDLGGGTFDISILEIQKGVFEVKSTNGDTFLGGEDFDQALLRHIVKEFKRETGVDLTKDNMALQRVREAAEKAKCELSSSVQTDINLPYLTMDASGPKHLNMKLTRAQFEGIVTDLIKRTIAPCQKAMQDAEVSKSDIGEVILVGGMTRMPKVQQTVQDLFGRAPSKAVNPDEAVAIGAAIQGGVLAGDVTDVLLLDVTPLSLGIETLGGVFTKLINRNTTIPTKKSQVFSTAADGQTQVEIKVCQGEREMAGDNKLLGQFTLIGIPPAPRGVPQIEVTFDIDANGIVHVSAKDKGTGREQQIVIQSSGGLSKDDIENMVKNAEKYAEEDRRKKERVEAVNMAEGIIHDTETKMEEFKDQLPADECNKLKEEISKMRELLARKDSETGENIRQAASSLQQASLKLFEMAYKKMASEREGSGSSGTGEQKENQKEEKQ; translated from the exons ATGATAAGCGCCAGCAGAGCCGCGGCCGCGCGTCTCGTGGGCACCGCTGCGTCCCGGAGCCCCGCAGCCGCCCGGCACCAG gatTGCTGGAATGGCCTTAGTCATGAGGCTTTTAGATTTGTTTCCAGAAGGGATTATGC ATCAGAAGCAATCAAGGGTGCAGTTGTTGGTATTGATTTGGGTACTACTAACTCCTGTGTGGCTGTTATGGAGGGCAAACAAGCAAAG GTCCTGGAGAACGCTGAAGGTGCCAGAACTACCCCTTCTGTGGTTGCCTTTACAGCAGATGGGGAACGACTTGTTGGTATGCCAGCAAAACGTCAAGCTGTCACCAACCCAAACAATACCTTCTATGCTACTAAGCGTCTTATTGGACGGCGATATGATGACCCTGAAGTACAGAAAGACAC taAGAATGTTCCTTTTAAGATTGTCCGTGCCTCCAATGGTGATGCCTGGGTTGAGGCTCATGGAAAACTCTATTCTCCAAGTCAGATTGGAGCATTTGTGTTGATGAAGATGAAAGAGACTGCAG AAAATTACTTGGGCCACACAGCAAAAAATGCTGTGATCACAGTCCCTGCTTATTTCAATGACTCACAGCGACAG GCCACTAAGGATGCTGGCCAGATATCTGGGCTAAATGTGCTTCGAGTGATCAATGAGCCTACAGCTGCTGCTCTGGCTTATGGTCTGGACAAATCTGAAGATAAAGT catTGCTGTGTATGATTTAGGTGGTGGAACCTTTGACATTTCTATCCTGGAAATTCAGAAAGGCGTGTTTGAGGTGAAGTCTACCAATGGGGATACTTTCTTAGGAGGTGAAGACTTTGACCAAGCTTTGTTACGGCACATTGTCAAGGAGTTCAAGAGGGAG ACGGGAGTTGATTTGACCAAAGACAACATGGCACTTCAGAGGGTTCGGGAAGCTGCTGAGAAGGCTAAATGTGAACTCTCCTCATCTGTGCAG ACCGACATCAACTTGCCGTACCTTACAATGGATGCTTCTGGACCAAAGCATTTGAATATGAAGCTGACACGAGCTCAGTTTGAAGGCATTGTCACAGATCTAATCAAGAGAACTATTGCTCCGTGTCAGAAAGCTATGCAGGATGCAGAAGTCAGCAAGAGTGACATAGGAGAAGTGATTCTGGTTGGTGGCATGACAAGGATGCCCAAG GTTCAGCAGACTGTGCAAGATCTTTTTGGCAGAGCCCCGAGTAAAGCTGTTAATCCTGATGAGGCTGTAGCCATCGGAGCTGCCATTCAGGGAGGTGTGTTGGCTGGCGATGTTACAGATGTGCTGCTCCTGGATGTCACTCCCCTATCTCTGGGTATTGAGACACTGGGAGGTGTCTTTACCAAACTTATTAATAGGAACACCACTATTCCAACTAAAAAGAGCCAG GTGTTTTCTACTGCTGCTGATGGACAAACTCAAGTAGAGATTAAAGTGTGTCAGGGGGAACGAGAGATGGCTGGAGACAACAAACTTCTAGGACAGTTCACTTTG ATTGGAATTCCCCCAGCACCTCGTGGAGTGCCTCAGATTGAAGTTACATTTGATATTGATGCCAATGGGATTGTGCATGTTTCTGCAAAAGATAAAGGGACAGGACGTGAGCAACAGA TTGTAATCCAGTCTTCTGGTGGATTAAGCAAAGATGATATTGAAAATATGGTTAAAAATGCAGAGAAGTATGCTGAGGAAGACCGGAGAAAGAAG GAACGTGTTGAAGCAGTTAATATGGCTGAAGGAATTATTCATGACACAGAAACCAAGATGGAAGAATTCAAGGACCAGTTGCCTGCTGATGAG TGCAACAAGCTAAAGGAAGAGATTTCCAAAATGAGAGAGCTCCTTGCTCGAAAGGACAGTGAAACAGGAGAAAACATTAGGCAGGCAGCATCTTCCCTTCAGCAGGCATCATTGAAACTCTTCGAAATGGCATATAAAAAG ATGGCATCTGAACGGGAAGGTTCTGGAAGTTCTGGCACTGGGGAACAGAAGGAAaatcagaaggaagagaaacagtaA